The Ruminococcaceae bacterium BL-4 region ACGCGGGGCCTTGCCTCCATCTGCCGCGAGGGAGTGGATGCCATCGGAAAAACGCTCAAGGAGCTGGAGAATGCGGGCTATATGGAGCGCCGACAGCTTCGCGGCAGGGACGGGCGCATTACGGACACCGAATACACCATCTACGAACAGCCGCGCAAGCCGCCGGGTACGCCTTTCCCGGATACGGATTCACCAGATACGGAAAAGCCGTATCTGGATAACCCGGATATTGGAAAACCGGATACGGAAAATCCCGCGCAATTAAATACTAAGGAAACTAATATCCCTAAAAAATCAAATACGTATGGAGTAAATCCTTATCAATCCAATCCGGCAGGCCGAAAACCGGAGGCCAGTGCCCCGGCTGATTCGATGGATGCGACGGATGCCTACCGCGAAATCATCAAAGAGAATATTTCCTACGACGTCCTGCGGCAGAGATGCGACCCGGAGCGTCTGGATGAAATTGTGGGCATCCTGCTCGATACCGTGTGCAGCCGGAAAAAGGAGATTCGGATCGCCGGTGAGAATATGCCCGCCGAAACGGTGAAAAGCAGGCTTTTGAAGCTGGACGACAGCCACATCGAATATGTGCTGGAGTGCCTCGACAAAAACACCACCGACGTGCGCAACATCCGCAGCTACATCCTGACCGCGCTGTATCAGGCTCCGACCACCATCAGCAGCTATTACTCAGCGCTGGTCAATCACGACATTTACGGAAGCGGCCCGCCCGGACAGTAAACGTCCAGCGCAAGCTGTTTTTGTACCCAACAAAAATCGGGAAGGAGAAATTTTTGCATGAAACGACCCCTCGCATACATCACCGCCCCGTGGGGCGGAAACGAAATCGAAAACACCGAGGACGCAGCAGGGTATTGCCGCAAGATCTACGACGCGGGCTTTTCGCCTATCTGCCCGGTCCTGTTCCTGCCGCTTTTCCTCAACGACGCCATTCCGCAGGAGCACAAGGACGGCGTGGACATCGCCTGCAACTTTCTGCGCCGCGCCCATGTGCTGGTGGTCTGCGGCAGGAACGTGGACGAAACCGTGAAAAACGATATCGCCACGGCGGAACGGCTGCATATCACGGCCCTGTCCCTTGACGGCATCCTCACCGTCAAGGGACAGGGCCGGGAAAAAGGCCCGGAAAAGGAGCGGAGATAACGTGCCGGACTATCAGAAAATGTACCATTCGCTTTTTAACGACGTGACCGACGCCATTTCAAAGCTCCAGCAGGCGCAGCAGAAAACCGAGGAAATGTACATGGACAGCAAGGAAACCGTCCTTACCCCATTTTTGAAAAAGAGCGAGGAAAAAAGGCCGGACAGCCGGTCCGACCGGAAACCGGCCCCAGCAAAGAAAAAACCGCCCTCCCACGATGAACGGTAACGGAAGACGGTTTTCCCATGACAGGAGGTGTTTCGTTTGCAGGAAGAAATCGAAAACCGCTCCGTGACGCTCATCATCAGCGGCACGAAACTCACGGGCCGGGTGCTCAAAGCGGCGATTGCCAAATATCTGGCCCACCGAAAGGAAAAGAAAAACGTAAAGGCCCGCGCCGGTCCCGTGGCCCCGCACGGCAGGCAGACAGTGAAGCAGCTCGTCGGGCAGAACGCGGGCGTGTCCAACATGGAGATCACCGACAGCAATATCAAATCCTTTGACCGCGTGGCGCGGAAATACGGCGTGGATTACGCCGTCAAGAAGGACCGCAGCGTTTCGCCGCCGAAATATCTCGTCTTTTTCAAGGCGCGGGACGCGGACGCGCTCACCGCCGCTTTCACCGAGTTCACGGCGAAAACGGTGAACCGGGCGAAAAGGCCCTCCGTTCTCTCGCGGCTCCGGCAGTTCAAGGATCTGGTCAAGGCGAATACCGTTGACCGGGTGAGACATAAGGAACAGGAGCGGGCGCGATGAGTGAGAAAACAAAAAAGCTGCTCCTGATGAATCTGCCCTACCTGTTTGTCGCATTGTTTGCCACCAAGTTCGGGCAGGCGTGGAGGCTGGCCGCAGGCGCGGACGCTTCGGGGAAGCTCCTGCACCTGACGGACGGCCTTACCGACGCGTTTTCCTCTCCGCTGCCGAGCTTTTATCCGGCCGACCTCGGCGTGGGCGTCCTTCTCGCCGCCGCGCTCCGGCTGGCGGTCTACGTCAAAGGCCGGAACGCCAAGAAATTCCGAAAAAACGTGGAATACGGCTCGGCCCGCTGGGGCAAGGCCGAAGATATCAGACCCTACATCGACCCCGTTTTTGAAAACAACGTCATTCTCACGCAGACGGAACGGCTTACCATGAACAGCCGTCCGAAGGACCCCAAAACATCCCGGAACAAAAACGTGCTGGTCGTCGGCGGCTCCGGTTCCGGCAAGACGCGGTTTTTCATCAAGCCGAACCTGATGCAGTGCGATTCCAAGGACTATCCGACCAGCTTCGTTGTTACGGACCCGAAGGGCAGCATCGTCGTGGAATGCGGAAGTCTCCTGCGGCGCAGGGGTTACCGCATCAAAATTCTCAACACCATCAACTTCAAAAAGTCGATGCGCTACAACCCCTTCGCGTACATCCATTCGGAAAAGGACATCTTGAAGCTGGTCACGGCGCTGATCGCCAACACCAAGGGGAACGGTAAATCCGGAGATGACTTCTGGGAAAAAGCAGAGACTCTCTTTTACACGGCACTCATCGGCTACATCCACTATGAGGCCCCGGTCGAGGAACAGAATTTCGCCACGCTGATCGAATTCATCAACGCCTCGGAGGTCCGGGAAGATGATGAGGAATTCAAAAATCCCGTAGATCTCATGTTTGAGGCGCTGGAAAAGGAAAATCCGAATCACTTCGCCGTCCGGCAATATAAGAAATATAAGTTGGCGGCGGGCAAAACAGCAAAGTCAATCCTTATTTCCTGCGGAGCAAGAATGGCCCCCTTCGACATTCAGGAGCTTCGTGACCTGACAGCCTACGACGAGCTGGAACTGGACACGCTGGGCGACCGGAAAACCGCTCTGTTCATCATTATTTCTGATACAGACGACACCTTTAATTTTTTAGTTTCGATGGCCTATACACAGCTTTTCAACCTGCTGTGCGAAAAGGCTGACGACGTGTACGGCGGACGTTTGCCCGTCCATGTCCGGTGCCTGCTCGACGAATTTGCCAACATCGGGCAGATCCCCAAGTTTGAAAAGTTGATCGCCACCATCCGAAGCCGTGAAATCTCGGCCTGCCTTGTTTTGCAGGCGCAGAGCCAACTCAAGGCCCTGTACAAAGACAACGCCGACACGATTATCGGCAACTGCGACAGCGCCATCTTCCTCGGCGGCAAGGAGCGCACGACCCTGAAAGAACTGACGGAATCACTTGGGAAGGAGACAATAGATACCTTTAACACCGGCGAAAGCCGGGGCCGTGAGGTTTCTCACAGCCTCAATTATCAAAAATTGGGGAAAGATTTAGCTTCGGTCGATGAGCTGTCCGTTCTCGACGGAGGCAAGTGTATCCTCCAGCTTCGCGGCGTCCGGCCTTTCCTTTCGGACAAGTACGACATTACAAAGCATCCGAACTACAAGTACCTGTCCGATTACAATCCCCGCAACGCCTTTCATATTGAGAAATTTCTGTCCACCCAATTAAAACCGAAACCGGACGATGTGTTCAACACGTATTCCGTTGACCTCTCCGGGGACCCGAAAGCCGCAGAATAGCGGCTTTTTTCATTTTCAAAATCAGAATTGGAGGTAATATTATGAGTTTCTTTCATTCCGCAATCGGCGTTCTCCAGACCCTCGTGATCGCCCTCGGCGCGGGCCTTGCCATTTGGGGCGCAATCAACCTTCTGGAAGGGTATGGAAATGATAATCCAGGAGCGAAAAGTCAAGGCATTAAACAGCTCATGGCGGGCGGCGGCGTGGCCCTGATCGGCATTACGCTGGTTCCGCTGCTTTCCAACCTGTTCGGCTGATGTCAATGCAAAAACACTCCGCGCCCCCATTCACGGGGCGCGGGAAAGGAGATGATCGTATGGAAAACACGGCAACCACTGCCGCACCGCTGCTGGAAAACGAGTATGTCAAGGAGCTTTTAGCCGTCATGGAAGCCAACCGTGTGCCTGCCGTGAAGGACCTGCTTGCCGTTTTTAATCAGGTAAGCGCGATGGAACGCCAGCTCGACACAGCGGTCACGGAGCTGGCCGCACTGCGTCGGGAACTCAGCGCGTCACAGAAACAGGCTCACCCCGTAAAAGCCGTTCTGCAAAATACGGGCGCGGCTATGGAAAAAAGCGTGACAGCTGTGCGTGACCGGCTGGATGCAACAAAACAGGCCGTGATCGACGGCTGCAAAAACGCCGTGGATGCGTTTCGGGAAAAAGGGATTTCCGCGCTGGATAATATCACCCGCTTTTTCAAATTGCGGCCCATGCTGGAAACCATGCGCACGGAGTTGGATAAAAGCATTCGGACTGACAGATCAGCGATGGATAAAATTGAAACCGTGAGCGCGGAGTACCATGAGGCCGGGCGGCACATCAAGAATATGGGCCGAACACTGATGGGAAACGAGGCTGCTGCCGAAGCAAAGCCTATGGGAAAGCTGGCAAAGTCTTTGGAAGCTCCATTCAGAGCGGAGCTGTCCTGCCTGTCCTCCATGAAAAAGAGCGTGGAGAAAGCCCTTCTCCGTCTGACCGCGCTGGAGCAATCGGCGCAGCGGAAGCCCTCCGTTCAGCAGAGCATCCACGCTCTCAGCGAAAAACTCGCGCGGGAGCAAAAATCCGCACCCGCCGCCGAAAAGTCCCGGTCCGTGTCCCATGAGGCGCGTTAGTTACCGTTCGTACCGCCTCATGGTGAAAACAGGCGGCGGAAAAGGAGGTGATGCCACTTGGATTTCATCAAGCAGCAGATTACCGAATGGCTGAAAGAAATACTCGTCGGCGGCATCATGAACAACCTGTCAGGCATGTTCGACAACGTAAACAGTCAGGTCGGGCAGATCGCCTCTCAGGTGGGAACGACGCCGCAGGCGTGGAACACCGGCATTTACAACATGATCCAAACCCTGTCCGAAAACGTCATGATGCCCATCGCGGGCTTGATCCTCGCGTTCGTCATGACGCTGGAACTGATTCAGATTATCACCGACAAAAATAACCTTCACGACATCGAAACAGCCGTTTTCTTTAAGTGGATTTTCAAAACGGCCTGCGCCATCCTCATCGTGACCAACACATGGAACATCGTCATGGGCATATTCGACGTGGCGCAGAGCGTGGTGAACAGCGCGGCGGGAATCATCGTTTCCGACACGTCCATCGACATCAGCTCCGTCACGGCAAACCTTCAGACGCGGCTTATGGCAATGGACCTCGGCCCCCTGTTCGGGCTGTGGTTCCAGAGCATTTTCGTGGGCTTTACCATGTGGGCGCTCACGATCTGCATTTTCATCATCGTGTACGGAAGGATGATCGAAATCTATTTAGCCACTTCCATCGCGCCGATCCCGATGGCGACGATGCTCAACCGGGAATCGGGCGGCATGGGTCAAAACTATCTGCGCTCCCTGTTCGCGCTGGGATTTCAGGGATTTCTCATCATCGTCTGCGTGGCGATTTACGCCGTTTTGGTAAAAAGCATCAGCGTGAGCACGGACGTCAGCAAGGCAATCTGGACTTGCATGGGCTATACGGTGCTGCTGTGCTTCACGCTTTTTAAGACCGGAAGCCTTGCAAAATCCATCTTCAACGCGCATTGACGGAGGTGATATTTCAATGCAGGATAAATTACAGGAGCTTCTTGACCGGCTGGACGCCAACTTTTCGGCGTTTCAAACGGCATGGGAAGCAAAAAGCAAAACGGAACTGATCGACGCATCCCGCGAGATCACCGCGATTAGCGACGCCCATTATTATCTGACCGAAAGTCACGGCTTTGAACCGGAGGAAATCGACTATCTTCTTCTGTTTGAAAACCCTTTACAGGTCGTCGCGGACAAATGGCTGGAACGCACGGAGGATCTGAGCGATTTCAGCTTCGCGCTCGACGAGGTGTTTGACAAGCAGGACGCACTCCGGGATTGCGAACGGAAAGAAAAGCCGTCCGTTCTGGAACAGCTTCATCATACCGCCGATACTGCCGCGAAAACCGCGCGCCCGACAAAAGAACAGGAGGCGCGATAAATGGCCTATGTTCCCGTCCCCAAGGACCTGACCGCCGTGAAAACGAAGGTCCTGTTCAATTTAACAAAACGGCAGCTTGTCTGTTTCAGCGGCGGCGCGCTTGTTGGCATACCGCTTTTCTTTTTGCTCAAAGGGCCTGCGGGGTTCAGCGCCGGAGCCGCTTCTTTTTGCATGGTTCTTGCCATGCTGCCGTTTTTCCTGATGGCCGTCTATGAAAGAAACGGCCTGCCGCTGGAAAAGATCGTCCGTAACATCGCCCGGGTACTGTTACTCCGACCGAAGCAGCGACCCTACCAAACCAACAATTATTACGCCGTGCTCGCGCGGCAAAGTCAGTTAAATAAGGAGGTGTATCAGATTGTCGGTAAAAAAGCAAAATCCGACCGCAAGGCGGTCGTTATCCCGCGCCGAGAGGCATCAGATCGAAGCCACCGTCGCAAGAGCCCGGCAGACCGATAAGAAAAAGCAATCAGCGCAGGACAGCATTCCTTTTCAGCGGATGTTCCCGGACGGCATCTGCCGCGTGACCGACAGCTATTACACGAAAACCGTTCAGTTTCAGGACATCAACTATCAGCTCAACCAGAATGAGGACAAGACCGCCATTTTCGAGGGCTGGTGCGACTTCCTCAACTATTTCGACAGCTCCATTAAATTTCATCTCTCGTTTCT contains the following coding sequences:
- a CDS encoding conserved protein of unknown function (Evidence 4 : Unknown function but conserved in other organisms), producing MQEEIENRSVTLIISGTKLTGRVLKAAIAKYLAHRKEKKNVKARAGPVAPHGRQTVKQLVGQNAGVSNMEITDSNIKSFDRVARKYGVDYAVKKDRSVSPPKYLVFFKARDADALTAAFTEFTAKTVNRAKRPSVLSRLRQFKDLVKANTVDRVRHKEQERAR
- a CDS encoding conserved membrane protein of unknown function (Evidence 4 : Unknown function but conserved in other organisms), with the protein product MDFIKQQITEWLKEILVGGIMNNLSGMFDNVNSQVGQIASQVGTTPQAWNTGIYNMIQTLSENVMMPIAGLILAFVMTLELIQIITDKNNLHDIETAVFFKWIFKTACAILIVTNTWNIVMGIFDVAQSVVNSAAGIIVSDTSIDISSVTANLQTRLMAMDLGPLFGLWFQSIFVGFTMWALTICIFIIVYGRMIEIYLATSIAPIPMATMLNRESGGMGQNYLRSLFALGFQGFLIIVCVAIYAVLVKSISVSTDVSKAIWTCMGYTVLLCFTLFKTGSLAKSIFNAH
- a CDS encoding conserved protein of unknown function (Evidence 4 : Unknown function but conserved in other organisms); its protein translation is MQDKLQELLDRLDANFSAFQTAWEAKSKTELIDASREITAISDAHYYLTESHGFEPEEIDYLLLFENPLQVVADKWLERTEDLSDFSFALDEVFDKQDALRDCERKEKPSVLEQLHHTADTAAKTARPTKEQEAR
- a CDS encoding conserved protein of unknown function (Evidence 4 : Unknown function but conserved in other organisms); amino-acid sequence: MPDYQKMYHSLFNDVTDAISKLQQAQQKTEEMYMDSKETVLTPFLKKSEEKRPDSRSDRKPAPAKKKPPSHDER
- a CDS encoding conserved protein of unknown function (Evidence 4 : Unknown function but conserved in other organisms), coding for MAYVPVPKDLTAVKTKVLFNLTKRQLVCFSGGALVGIPLFFLLKGPAGFSAGAASFCMVLAMLPFFLMAVYERNGLPLEKIVRNIARVLLLRPKQRPYQTNNYYAVLARQSQLNKEVYQIVGKKAKSDRKAVVIPRREASDRSHRRKSPADR
- a CDS encoding conserved protein of unknown function (Evidence 4 : Unknown function but conserved in other organisms), with protein sequence MENTATTAAPLLENEYVKELLAVMEANRVPAVKDLLAVFNQVSAMERQLDTAVTELAALRRELSASQKQAHPVKAVLQNTGAAMEKSVTAVRDRLDATKQAVIDGCKNAVDAFREKGISALDNITRFFKLRPMLETMRTELDKSIRTDRSAMDKIETVSAEYHEAGRHIKNMGRTLMGNEAAAEAKPMGKLAKSLEAPFRAELSCLSSMKKSVEKALLRLTALEQSAQRKPSVQQSIHALSEKLAREQKSAPAAEKSRSVSHEAR
- a CDS encoding Conjugal transfer protein TraG, coding for MSEKTKKLLLMNLPYLFVALFATKFGQAWRLAAGADASGKLLHLTDGLTDAFSSPLPSFYPADLGVGVLLAAALRLAVYVKGRNAKKFRKNVEYGSARWGKAEDIRPYIDPVFENNVILTQTERLTMNSRPKDPKTSRNKNVLVVGGSGSGKTRFFIKPNLMQCDSKDYPTSFVVTDPKGSIVVECGSLLRRRGYRIKILNTINFKKSMRYNPFAYIHSEKDILKLVTALIANTKGNGKSGDDFWEKAETLFYTALIGYIHYEAPVEEQNFATLIEFINASEVREDDEEFKNPVDLMFEALEKENPNHFAVRQYKKYKLAAGKTAKSILISCGARMAPFDIQELRDLTAYDELELDTLGDRKTALFIIISDTDDTFNFLVSMAYTQLFNLLCEKADDVYGGRLPVHVRCLLDEFANIGQIPKFEKLIATIRSREISACLVLQAQSQLKALYKDNADTIIGNCDSAIFLGGKERTTLKELTESLGKETIDTFNTGESRGREVSHSLNYQKLGKDLASVDELSVLDGGKCILQLRGVRPFLSDKYDITKHPNYKYLSDYNPRNAFHIEKFLSTQLKPKPDDVFNTYSVDLSGDPKAAE
- a CDS encoding Conjugal transfer protein, giving the protein MSFFHSAIGVLQTLVIALGAGLAIWGAINLLEGYGNDNPGAKSQGIKQLMAGGGVALIGITLVPLLSNLFG
- a CDS encoding conserved protein of unknown function (Evidence 4 : Unknown function but conserved in other organisms), which produces MAVFRVERTRDYTVMSNHHLKNRALSLKAKGLLSVMLSLPDDWDYTTRGLASICREGVDAIGKTLKELENAGYMERRQLRGRDGRITDTEYTIYEQPRKPPGTPFPDTDSPDTEKPYLDNPDIGKPDTENPAQLNTKETNIPKKSNTYGVNPYQSNPAGRKPEASAPADSMDATDAYREIIKENISYDVLRQRCDPERLDEIVGILLDTVCSRKKEIRIAGENMPAETVKSRLLKLDDSHIEYVLECLDKNTTDVRNIRSYILTALYQAPTTISSYYSALVNHDIYGSGPPGQ
- a CDS encoding conserved protein of unknown function (Evidence 4 : Unknown function but conserved in other organisms), whose product is MKRPLAYITAPWGGNEIENTEDAAGYCRKIYDAGFSPICPVLFLPLFLNDAIPQEHKDGVDIACNFLRRAHVLVVCGRNVDETVKNDIATAERLHITALSLDGILTVKGQGREKGPEKERR